The Streptococcus sanguinis genome contains the following window.
GAAGAACTGAAAACAACTACGGAAATGATTATGGGGCCTCAGGAAGACATCCATGCAGTAGCCCTGCTTCCGGAGGAAGGTCCAGAAGACTTCGCAGCTAAATTCTTAGAAACGGTCAAAGATTTTGAGGATTACTTGGTTTTTGCGGATCTCTTGGGGGGCACTCCTTGTAATGTAGTCAGCCGCTTCATTATGGAAGGACAGGATATCGAGCTTTATGCGGGGGTCAATCTGCCCATGGTCATTGAGTTTATCAATGCATCTTTGACAGGAGCAGAAGTCAGCTATCCATCCAAGGCAGCAGAGAATATTGTTAAGGTCAATGATGTTCTAGCTGGCCTAATGGATGATGAAGATGAATAAAAGCTTGAACAATCACTT
Protein-coding sequences here:
- a CDS encoding PTS sugar transporter subunit IIA; this translates as MGKKLVLVSHGRFCEELKTTTEMIMGPQEDIHAVALLPEEGPEDFAAKFLETVKDFEDYLVFADLLGGTPCNVVSRFIMEGQDIELYAGVNLPMVIEFINASLTGAEVSYPSKAAENIVKVNDVLAGLMDDEDE